In Saccopteryx leptura isolate mSacLep1 chromosome 11, mSacLep1_pri_phased_curated, whole genome shotgun sequence, the following proteins share a genomic window:
- the LOC136383463 gene encoding LOW QUALITY PROTEIN: butyrophilin subfamily 3 member A1-like (The sequence of the model RefSeq protein was modified relative to this genomic sequence to represent the inferred CDS: inserted 3 bases in 2 codons; substituted 2 bases at 2 genomic stop codons), whose protein sequence is MERSLAFHLPDLPVCFVLVQLLTTCSAQFTVVGPVDPILAVVGEDAELPCHLSPKMNAEDMELMWVRPSPWQVVVTYAHGKEETQVAEYLGRTSILKEDITEGKAALRIHNITLSDSGNYQCYFQNGDFYDKAQVELKVAALGSDLLIEMKGYESGGISLECTSAGWYPQPHIEWRDDRGQNLSSVAAPVTADSLGLYAATASVTVESDSGRGISCIFRNPLLSQERTARVSIAGPLFWSAWPWVVALAVTLPALLGLLAAAGFFLWRQQKKSKTLSKEKERERSAKGESRLQERDRPAPAQELQRELKWRRIQYLAGGEKSQAYTDWKTALFQPADVLLDPDTVHPTLRISEDQRRLQRAVTCQLMPDNPKRFSWHCSVLGSESFTSGRHFWEVEVGDRKHWQVGVCRENVERKRWVIIKPESGFWTMELCDGYVYQALTDLGTKLTVVKAPERVGVFLDYESGEVSFYNAIDGSHICTFLHTSFSGPVWPFFKISALGPTPLTICPAQXXVRSSLVFDQVTDPPXEDPSVSGSADANEDPRAEITXALPDQPGAETLTAKYHNNKVLTETTLS, encoded by the exons ATGGAGAGGTCCTTGGCCTTCCACCTGCCTGACCTCCCTGTCTGTTTCGTCTTGGTCCAGCTGCTCACCACCTGTTCAG CTCAGTTTACTGTGGTTGGACCTGTTGACCCCATCCTGGCCGTGGTGGGTGAAGATGCTGAGCTTCCCTGTCACCTGTCCCCAAAGATGAACGCTGAGGACATGGAGCTGATGTGGGTGCGACCCAGCCCCTGGCAGGTGGTGGTCACGTATGCACATGGGAAGGAAGAGACACAGGTAGCAGAGTATCTAGGGAGAACTTCGATTTTAAAAGAGGACATCACTGAGGGGAAGGCGGCTCTCCGGATTCACAACATCACTCTCTCTGACAGCGGAAACTACCAGTGTTATTTTCAAAATGGAGACTTCTATGACAAAGCCCAAGTGGAGCTGAAGGTTGCAG CGCTGGGCTCTGATCTCCTCATTGAAATGAAAGGTTATGAGAGTGGAGGGATCAGTCTGGAGTGCACGTCTGCAGGCTGGTATCCGCAGCCCCACATCGAGTGGAGAGATGACAGAGGACAGAACTTGTCCTCTGTGGCAGCACCTGTGACTGCAGACAGCCTGGGTCTGTACGCAGCCACAGCATCTGTGACCGTGGAAAGCGACTCTGGGAGGGGGATCTCCTGTATCTTCAGAAACCCCCTGCTCAGCCAGGAAAGGACAGCCAGGGTTTCCATTGCAG GTCCCCTCTTCTGGAGCGCGTGGCCCTGGGTGGTGGCCTTAGCGGTGACTCTACCGGCTCTGCTGGGGCTCCTGGCGGCGGCGGGGTTCTTCCTCTGGCGACAGCAGAAAAAAAGCAAGACCCTGTCCAAGGAGAAGGAGCGGGAGCGAAGCGCCAAAGGTGAGTCCCGGCTGCAGGAGCGCGACCGCCCCGCCCCAGCCC AGGAGCTGCAGCGCGAACTCA AGTGGAGAAGGATCCAGTACCTGGCGG GTGGGGAGAAGTCTCAGGCCTACACTG ACTGGAAGACGGCCCTCTTCCAACCTG CGGATGTGCTCCTGGATCCGGACACCGTGCACCCCACCCTCCGCATTTCTGAAGACCAGAGGAGACTACAGCGGGCAGTCACATGCCAGTTAATGCCAGACAACCCCAAAAGATTTTCCTGGCATTGCAGTGTGCTGGGCTCTGAGAGCTTCACGTCGGGGAGACAtttctgggaggtggaggtgggggacagGAAACATTGGCAAGTTGGGGTGTGTAGGGAGAATGTGGAGAGAAAACGTTGGGTTATAATAAAACCTGAGAGTGGATTCTGGACAATGGAGCTATGTGATGGATATGTCTACCAGGCTCTCACAGACCTCGGGACCAAACTGACAGTTGTCAAAGCTCCTGAAAGAGTGGGGGTTTTCCTGGACTATGAGTCAGGGGAGGTCTCCTTCTACAATGCCATCGATGGATCGCACATCTGCACCTTCCTGCACACCTCCTTCTCTGGACCTGTGTGGCCTTTCTTTAAGATTTCTGCATTGGGGCCCACTCCCTTGACCATTTGCCCAGCGCAGTAATAAGTGAGGAGTTCGCTTGTGTTTGACCAAGTGACTGACCCTCC TGAAGACCCCAGTGTCTCTGGCTCAGCTGATGCAAATGAGGACCCTCGGGCTGAAATAA CTGCCCTCCCTGACCAGCCTGGAGCTGAGACTCTAACAGCAAAATATCACAACAATAAAGTACTTACTGAAACGACACTGAGTTAA